The uncultured Cohaesibacter sp. genome includes a window with the following:
- the pdxA gene encoding 4-hydroxythreonine-4-phosphate dehydrogenase PdxA yields MNKIGITMGDPSGIGPEVVCKALSAMSNEERAGVLVIGDRLFMERARDLIGADFQFVAEGGAADGSVPLLHVEAPNAADIKPGEIQPDAGEAACRCVKKAVELALAGEIDVVCTASLHKTALREAGYNLSGHAGLLKLFTGVKKNYAVLAGPKLSVIHVSTHVSLANAAKYCTTETVLDTIRVANEHVKTTGIEVPRVAIAGLNPHCGENGHYGTEDDDYVVPAVAAAREEGIEAFGPIPGDIVFEQAVNGKYDIVVAQYHDQGHIPAKLIGGHDCVNVTAGLPILRTSVDHGTAFDIAWTGVADPGNMQAALTMARKMKPLKKA; encoded by the coding sequence ATGAACAAAATCGGGATCACAATGGGAGACCCGTCCGGCATCGGACCGGAGGTCGTCTGCAAGGCGCTGAGCGCCATGTCCAACGAAGAAAGAGCCGGTGTCCTTGTTATCGGAGACCGGCTGTTCATGGAACGCGCCAGAGATCTCATCGGTGCCGACTTCCAGTTTGTTGCCGAAGGGGGAGCTGCGGACGGATCCGTGCCGCTTCTGCATGTCGAAGCCCCGAATGCTGCCGACATCAAGCCCGGTGAGATCCAGCCCGACGCGGGTGAGGCCGCCTGTCGCTGTGTGAAAAAGGCGGTCGAGCTTGCCCTTGCCGGTGAGATCGATGTTGTCTGCACCGCATCTCTGCACAAAACGGCCCTGCGCGAGGCGGGATACAATCTCAGCGGTCATGCCGGGTTGCTCAAACTCTTCACCGGCGTGAAGAAGAATTATGCGGTTCTCGCCGGGCCCAAACTCTCGGTTATCCACGTTTCCACGCATGTTTCCCTGGCCAATGCAGCCAAATACTGCACGACGGAAACAGTGCTTGATACGATCCGGGTCGCCAATGAACATGTGAAGACCACCGGGATCGAAGTGCCACGCGTTGCGATCGCCGGTCTCAACCCCCACTGCGGCGAGAATGGCCATTATGGCACCGAAGACGACGATTATGTCGTGCCGGCAGTGGCTGCCGCGCGTGAGGAAGGCATTGAAGCGTTCGGCCCCATCCCGGGCGACATCGTGTTCGAGCAGGCCGTCAACGGCAAATATGACATCGTAGTTGCCCAATATCATGATCAGGGGCACATCCCGGCGAAATTGATTGGCGGGCATGATTGTGTGAACGTCACGGCCGGGTTGCCGATCCTCAGAACCTCCGTGGACCACGGAACGGCCTTTGATATCGCCTGGACGGGCGTGGCCGATCCGGGGAACATGCAGGCAGCTCTCACTATGGCGCGCAAGATGAAGCCCTTGAAGAAAGCGTGA
- a CDS encoding VOC family protein, with the protein MSKHIGPIRQLGFVVDDIEAEMEYWSSVMGVGPWFYNPHVPIEDYVFDGEHHEVHNSVALANDGYIQVELIQTRNDAPSMYRDFKERKLRGLQHVAYWTQNFDADLKGMLNDGFTVKMGGKVGEDGRFVYFAQESHPGTVIELSEVLGPKGRMFDLIREASESWDGKTEPVRPFPDLTKI; encoded by the coding sequence ATGAGCAAACATATCGGACCAATTCGTCAGCTCGGCTTTGTTGTCGACGACATCGAGGCCGAAATGGAATATTGGTCAAGCGTCATGGGCGTCGGGCCATGGTTCTATAACCCGCACGTTCCGATCGAAGACTATGTATTCGATGGTGAGCACCATGAAGTGCACAATTCGGTTGCCCTCGCCAACGATGGCTATATTCAGGTAGAGCTGATCCAGACTCGCAATGATGCGCCCTCGATGTATCGCGACTTCAAGGAGCGCAAGCTGCGCGGCCTTCAGCATGTCGCTTACTGGACGCAGAATTTCGATGCCGATCTCAAAGGCATGCTTAATGACGGCTTCACCGTCAAAATGGGCGGCAAGGTCGGCGAAGATGGTCGCTTTGTCTATTTCGCGCAGGAAAGCCATCCCGGCACCGTGATTGAACTGTCGGAAGTCCTTGGACCCAAGGGCCGGATGTTCGACCTGATCCGGGAAGCCAGCGAAAGCTGGGACGGCAAGACCGAACCGGTTCGCCCCTTCCCCGACCTGACCAAGATCTGA
- a CDS encoding TRAP transporter large permease, protein MSLTLLLLFLALLVIGAPVAAALGLSAALMVFLNNLPVSVLAQRAVNSLDSSPLLAVPLFILAATLLNSMGVTTHLFDLVRMILGRIRGAVAQVGVLVSLVFSGISGAALADIGALGAIQIGQMKAQGYREDFAAGLTIAAATIGPIFPPSIPIIIYASVANVSAVKLLLAGIVPALLLTVLLMVQIGVMARLYNLPRDTVKPTRKAVTSKFIYSFPALLAPVLLVGGLVSGYFGPTEVAGITVAYAVLIGVFIYRTLTWKKFIECLRETVESTANILMIVAAAALFAWVLTLDQVPMKASALLLSITDSPFLLLLLVNVLLLVVGMILESIAAILIIAPIIAPALVAAGVDPLQLGIVFVLNLMIGLLTPPVGMSLYMVAIITKMPVANVIRGVMPFFVPLLLALVLVSAIPELSNWLPNAMIR, encoded by the coding sequence ATGAGCCTTACGCTTCTTTTGTTGTTCCTGGCCCTGCTGGTTATCGGCGCGCCCGTTGCGGCAGCGCTGGGGCTTTCAGCCGCATTGATGGTCTTTCTCAACAACCTGCCAGTCAGTGTTCTGGCCCAGCGGGCCGTCAACTCGCTCGACAGTTCCCCCCTGTTGGCCGTCCCCCTGTTCATTCTTGCCGCGACGCTCCTCAACAGTATGGGCGTTACCACTCACTTGTTCGATCTCGTCCGAATGATCCTCGGGCGCATTCGCGGGGCCGTTGCTCAGGTTGGCGTGCTGGTATCGCTTGTCTTCTCGGGCATTTCCGGAGCTGCGCTTGCCGATATCGGCGCCCTTGGCGCCATCCAGATCGGGCAGATGAAGGCGCAAGGCTATCGCGAGGATTTTGCCGCTGGTCTGACCATCGCCGCGGCCACCATTGGCCCGATCTTTCCGCCCTCCATTCCCATCATCATCTATGCCAGTGTCGCCAACGTCTCGGCGGTCAAGCTGCTACTCGCAGGCATCGTGCCTGCGCTGCTGCTCACTGTGCTTTTGATGGTCCAGATCGGGGTGATGGCACGGCTTTACAATCTGCCGCGTGACACGGTCAAACCGACCCGCAAGGCGGTAACGTCCAAGTTCATCTATTCCTTCCCCGCCCTTCTGGCTCCCGTGCTGCTGGTCGGCGGTCTGGTCAGTGGCTATTTCGGCCCCACCGAAGTCGCCGGGATCACGGTGGCCTACGCCGTTCTGATCGGCGTCTTCATCTATCGCACCCTGACGTGGAAGAAATTCATCGAATGCCTGCGCGAGACCGTCGAGTCCACGGCCAACATTCTGATGATCGTTGCTGCTGCGGCGCTCTTTGCCTGGGTCCTGACGCTCGATCAGGTGCCGATGAAGGCAAGCGCCCTCTTGCTCAGCATCACAGACAGTCCGTTCCTGCTGCTGCTGCTGGTCAACGTTCTGCTGCTGGTGGTGGGCATGATCCTTGAGTCCATCGCAGCCATCCTGATCATTGCGCCGATCATCGCCCCTGCCCTTGTGGCCGCTGGCGTCGATCCGCTTCAGCTCGGGATCGTCTTTGTGCTCAACCTGATGATCGGCCTTCTGACACCACCGGTCGGTATGAGCCTCTATATGGTGGCCATCATCACGAAGATGCCGGTAGCGAATGTCATTCGCGGAGTGATGCCGTTCTTCGTGCCGCTGTTGTTGGCGCTGGTTTTGGTCTCGGCAATTCCAGAGCTCTCCAACTGGCTACCCAACGCAATGATTAGGTGA
- a CDS encoding TRAP transporter small permease — protein MTRLNQTGLWVGMGLLALLAGLIVLQVVARNFFDKGLPWADELARFSCFSMVFLGVPLLAIRRSMVSVTLFEELVGDGMKRWLHLASELALMAFAGFMLWGFAAYLPRAGKFLTPAMGMPNWWFYSLALVGTIMLAVTAFLLIIESLLNTSPPNPRETEQ, from the coding sequence ATGACACGGCTTAACCAGACGGGTCTGTGGGTTGGCATGGGCCTTCTGGCATTGCTGGCGGGGCTGATCGTCCTGCAGGTCGTGGCGCGCAACTTCTTTGACAAGGGCCTGCCCTGGGCCGATGAGTTGGCACGGTTCAGTTGCTTCTCGATGGTGTTTCTGGGTGTCCCCCTGCTGGCCATCCGACGCTCGATGGTCTCGGTGACCCTGTTTGAAGAGCTGGTTGGCGACGGCATGAAGCGCTGGCTGCATCTGGCGAGCGAACTGGCGCTGATGGCTTTTGCGGGCTTCATGCTCTGGGGCTTCGCCGCCTATCTGCCGCGCGCGGGCAAGTTCCTGACACCGGCGATGGGCATGCCCAACTGGTGGTTCTACAGTCTGGCGCTTGTCGGCACGATCATGCTGGCGGTGACGGCTTTCCTGCTGATCATCGAGTCCCTCTTGAACACGTCTCCCCCTAACCCCCGGGAAACCGAACAATGA
- a CDS encoding TRAP transporter substrate-binding protein, translating to MTYRNSKKGLSGLTRRMALTLGVAASIMAMAPLGAEAQSLTLRYGHNNEPASVAGAQADWFAEALAKASGGDIKVQVFPASQLGKLQELAEAVSIGSIAFSHNTAGGIGSLYEPFAALDTPYLYRDIDHLMKVTDVDSPVMQELNKGLIEAANVRVIYAHYFGRRNLTANKAVLSPADLAGVKIRAVPFPIYTTAVEGMGAVPIPVDWSEVPTALATGVAQGQENPVNVILSVKLYDVQSHLMLTGHMSNAEVVVMNEDVWQSLTDEQKAAVKQAAEETRQKATKAIQDKEEEETQALRDLGMTVIGPDEGLDIAAFRASVQKLVQERFGEKYGDLYEKIAAIK from the coding sequence ATGACTTACAGGAATTCGAAGAAAGGCCTGTCAGGCCTGACGCGTCGTATGGCGCTCACTCTTGGCGTTGCGGCCAGCATCATGGCGATGGCTCCTCTCGGTGCCGAAGCCCAATCTCTGACCTTGCGTTACGGCCATAACAACGAGCCTGCATCGGTTGCCGGTGCTCAGGCTGACTGGTTTGCCGAAGCACTGGCAAAGGCATCCGGCGGCGACATCAAGGTTCAGGTTTTCCCGGCATCCCAGCTTGGCAAGCTGCAGGAACTGGCTGAGGCCGTCTCGATCGGCTCGATTGCCTTTTCGCACAACACCGCTGGCGGCATCGGCTCGCTCTACGAACCGTTCGCAGCGCTCGACACGCCCTATCTCTATCGGGATATCGATCACCTGATGAAAGTGACCGACGTGGATTCCCCGGTCATGCAGGAGCTCAACAAGGGCCTCATTGAAGCCGCCAACGTTCGCGTCATCTACGCGCACTATTTCGGTCGCCGCAACCTCACCGCCAACAAGGCCGTGCTGTCTCCGGCTGATCTGGCTGGCGTCAAGATCCGCGCTGTGCCGTTCCCGATCTACACCACTGCCGTTGAAGGCATGGGCGCTGTTCCCATTCCCGTCGACTGGTCGGAAGTCCCGACCGCTCTTGCAACGGGCGTGGCTCAAGGGCAGGAAAACCCTGTCAACGTCATTCTGTCCGTCAAACTCTATGACGTTCAGAGCCACTTGATGCTGACCGGTCACATGTCCAACGCCGAAGTCGTCGTAATGAACGAAGACGTCTGGCAGAGCTTGACCGACGAGCAGAAAGCAGCCGTCAAGCAAGCTGCCGAGGAAACCCGCCAGAAAGCCACCAAGGCGATTCAGGACAAGGAAGAGGAAGAAACTCAGGCCTTGCGTGATCTTGGCATGACTGTCATCGGACCGGATGAAGGACTGGACATTGCAGCCTTCCGCGCTTCTGTACAGAAGCTGGTTCAGGAACGTTTTGGCGAAAAATACGGCGATCTCTACGAAAAAATCGCCGCGATAAAGTGA
- a CDS encoding LacI family DNA-binding transcriptional regulator has protein sequence MADIAEQAQVSLATVDRALNRRKGVKPRTLQRVLSVALDLGFITSEEFKLLSGTRPMNVAVLLPAGTNPYLRLLGEKVHERAAKPSQDTVSLRCFFIESFDANALATALRHHAAWADGIIFMAIDHPAVRAAVEDITSEGIRVVTVISDVPHPARSAYVGLENQMAGRTAGLLMGRFCRAEKGRVAMLAGSRNYRAHSERVAGFHALMEEMFPGLTVIGMREGHDNAQENYRHTVSVIDNTEDLVGIYNVGGSSDGIARAITEKKRDDLVFIGHGLTADTRRMLIDGTMDAVIDSDPMSILETALQRITDPELSRPLSAVKMDIFLRENLMPAS, from the coding sequence ATGGCCGATATCGCCGAACAAGCTCAGGTTTCGCTGGCAACGGTGGACAGGGCTCTCAACCGACGCAAAGGCGTTAAGCCAAGGACATTGCAAAGAGTTTTGTCGGTCGCTCTGGATTTGGGCTTCATCACAAGCGAGGAGTTCAAACTTCTTTCCGGCACCAGACCGATGAATGTTGCAGTGCTCCTTCCTGCAGGTACGAATCCCTACTTGCGCCTGTTGGGCGAAAAGGTTCATGAACGCGCCGCCAAGCCAAGTCAGGATACGGTCTCCCTAAGATGTTTCTTCATCGAGAGCTTTGATGCCAATGCACTGGCGACAGCACTGCGTCATCATGCCGCATGGGCTGACGGTATCATCTTCATGGCGATTGATCACCCGGCGGTGCGGGCCGCCGTCGAGGACATCACATCCGAGGGCATCCGCGTCGTCACGGTGATTTCCGATGTGCCGCACCCGGCGCGCAGCGCTTATGTCGGACTGGAAAACCAGATGGCCGGTCGCACCGCAGGTCTGCTCATGGGCCGTTTCTGTCGCGCAGAGAAGGGGCGTGTTGCGATGCTCGCGGGCAGTCGCAACTATCGCGCCCATTCCGAACGGGTGGCCGGGTTTCATGCCCTGATGGAGGAAATGTTTCCCGGCCTGACTGTCATCGGTATGCGAGAGGGGCACGACAATGCGCAAGAAAATTACCGGCACACAGTCTCGGTGATCGACAATACCGAGGATCTGGTAGGGATTTACAATGTCGGCGGCTCATCCGACGGCATTGCCCGGGCCATCACCGAGAAGAAGCGCGACGATCTCGTGTTCATCGGCCACGGCTTGACCGCCGACACCCGCCGGATGTTGATCGACGGGACGATGGATGCAGTGATTGACTCCGATCCCATGTCGATCCTTGAGACCGCGCTGCAGCGCATCACCGACCCCGAGCTTAGCCGGCCTCTTTCTGCGGTAAAAATGGACATCTTTCTGCGTGAGAATCTGATGCCCGCAAGCTGA
- a CDS encoding pyridoxamine 5'-phosphate oxidase family protein, protein MTGLNPSDIAFSDSIKQVQSEKGSRDFYARMGETQPWSSRITPELGRFISDQTSVFFGTASRTGQPYIQHRGGPAGFLHILSDRQIGFADLAGNRQYITIGNLTENPWAFLFLIDYEHSRRIKLWGTAEVVEGDPDLMKRLVVKEQRGRPERAILFTLEAWDINCPQYIPQRLDIARVDTMLAERDLRIHELEAELALLKA, encoded by the coding sequence ATGACAGGACTGAACCCCAGTGACATCGCCTTCTCGGATAGCATCAAGCAAGTGCAATCCGAGAAGGGCTCGCGAGACTTCTACGCCAGAATGGGAGAGACCCAGCCGTGGAGCAGCCGGATCACACCGGAGCTCGGCCGCTTCATCTCGGACCAGACGAGTGTCTTTTTCGGCACGGCCAGTCGCACCGGGCAGCCCTATATCCAGCACCGGGGCGGGCCAGCTGGTTTCTTGCACATTTTGTCAGATCGTCAGATCGGGTTTGCCGATCTTGCGGGCAATCGCCAGTATATCACGATCGGCAATCTTACAGAGAACCCATGGGCCTTCCTGTTCCTGATCGATTACGAGCACAGTCGCCGGATCAAACTCTGGGGTACGGCCGAGGTGGTCGAAGGCGATCCGGACCTGATGAAACGCCTCGTCGTTAAGGAACAACGCGGGCGACCAGAACGCGCTATTCTGTTCACCCTTGAAGCGTGGGACATCAATTGCCCTCAATATATTCCCCAAAGGCTCGACATAGCGCGGGTCGACACCATGCTGGCGGAACGGGATCTGCGCATTCATGAACTGGAGGCCGAATTGGCGCTCCTCAAGGCGTGA
- a CDS encoding nuclear transport factor 2 family protein: MTHPLLPPFSRIDAIQKVRLAEDAWNSRSPEKVSLAYTPDSRWRNRSSFIRGRAEIVEFLTNKWKREIEYRLIKQLWAYHNNRIAVRFAYEWRNTAGQWTRSYGNENWEFDGEGLMAARHASINDLPIDESERLFHWPLGRRPDDHPSLSDLGL, translated from the coding sequence ATGACCCATCCCCTGCTTCCCCCTTTCTCCCGCATTGATGCCATCCAGAAGGTTCGTCTCGCCGAAGACGCCTGGAATAGTCGCTCGCCTGAAAAGGTTTCGCTCGCCTACACGCCCGACAGCCGCTGGCGCAACCGCAGCAGCTTTATCAGGGGCCGGGCCGAAATCGTCGAGTTTCTGACCAACAAGTGGAAACGGGAGATCGAGTATCGCCTGATCAAGCAGCTCTGGGCCTATCACAACAATCGCATCGCGGTGCGCTTTGCCTATGAATGGCGCAATACCGCCGGTCAATGGACCCGCTCCTATGGCAACGAGAATTGGGAGTTTGATGGCGAGGGTCTGATGGCCGCGCGACACGCCTCCATCAACGATCTGCCCATCGATGAGTCCGAACGGCTCTTTCACTGGCCTCTTGGCCGTCGCCCGGATGATCATCCATCGCTGAGCGATTTGGGACTGTAG
- a CDS encoding peroxidase-related enzyme (This protein belongs to a clade of uncharacterized proteins related to peroxidases such as the alkylhydroperoxidase AhpD.), whose translation MSRITYPASIEAAPEASRPLLEAVSKQLGSVPNLFRLASISPAALEGYLGLFGALGKGELPAATRERVALAISEYNGCNYCLSAHTYLATNITKLSAEEIATNRKGRSLDAKDNAAVVFALKVAENRGHIADGDLSAVRDAGFTNAQIIEIVQHVALNVWTNYLNEVAKTEIDFPVAEGAAA comes from the coding sequence ATGTCTCGTATTACCTATCCAGCTTCCATCGAAGCCGCTCCAGAAGCCTCCCGCCCGCTACTCGAAGCTGTCTCCAAACAGCTCGGCAGCGTGCCGAACCTGTTCCGCCTTGCCTCCATCAGCCCGGCGGCGCTCGAAGGCTATCTCGGCCTCTTCGGCGCTCTTGGCAAAGGCGAACTTCCTGCCGCCACCCGTGAGCGTGTTGCCCTTGCCATCTCCGAGTACAACGGCTGCAACTACTGCCTTTCCGCACACACCTATCTGGCGACCAACATTACCAAGCTGTCGGCGGAAGAAATCGCGACAAACCGCAAGGGTCGCTCGCTCGACGCCAAGGACAATGCCGCCGTGGTCTTTGCCCTGAAGGTCGCCGAGAATCGTGGCCATATCGCTGATGGCGACCTCAGCGCGGTTCGGGATGCCGGCTTCACCAATGCCCAGATCATCGAGATTGTTCAGCATGTGGCTCTCAATGTCTGGACCAACTATCTCAATGAGGTCGCCAAGACAGAAATCGACTTCCCCGTAGCAGAAGGCGCTGCCGCCTGA
- a CDS encoding LysR family transcriptional regulator, with amino-acid sequence MSDRYDSMSTLIAVVDAGSLSAASRKLGMPLATVSRRLSELEARIGTTLLHRSARGLTITDQGAAYIAACRRIIEDVDEAERIAAGEFSEPKGLLTLTAPIVFGRLHVLPALSAFLAAYPQVSGRLEQTDRRVNFLEEQIDAAIRIGHLPDSSLRARRLGEVRLVVCASPSYLAKHKRPEQPQDLEQLDCITFENLMRSERWTFNQGRDVREVAIRSRLSVNTAEAAIEAASTGLGITRVLSYQVKEAVEEGRLEIILADHEPEPWPVNIVYRGRSVPQKLRSFIDFAAPLLQSALA; translated from the coding sequence ATGTCAGACCGCTACGATTCCATGTCCACCCTCATTGCCGTTGTTGATGCGGGCAGCCTTTCGGCGGCATCGCGCAAGCTCGGCATGCCGCTGGCGACCGTCAGCAGACGTCTCTCCGAGCTTGAGGCCCGGATCGGCACGACCCTATTGCATCGGTCCGCACGTGGGCTGACCATCACCGATCAGGGCGCGGCCTATATTGCGGCCTGTCGCCGGATCATCGAGGATGTCGACGAGGCGGAGCGCATCGCGGCGGGCGAATTCAGCGAGCCCAAAGGCCTTTTGACTCTGACCGCCCCCATCGTCTTTGGCCGCCTGCATGTGCTGCCCGCGCTGTCGGCTTTTCTCGCCGCCTACCCGCAAGTATCGGGCCGTCTTGAACAGACAGATCGCAGGGTGAATTTTCTTGAGGAACAGATCGACGCGGCGATCCGCATCGGACACTTGCCGGACAGCAGCCTGAGAGCGAGGCGGCTCGGTGAGGTGCGTCTGGTGGTCTGCGCCAGCCCGTCCTATCTGGCAAAGCACAAAAGGCCTGAGCAGCCTCAAGATCTGGAACAGCTCGATTGCATCACGTTTGAGAATTTGATGCGTTCGGAGCGGTGGACCTTCAACCAAGGCCGGGACGTTCGCGAGGTCGCCATCAGATCCCGTCTCAGCGTCAACACTGCCGAAGCGGCAATCGAGGCAGCGTCCACCGGGCTGGGCATCACGCGGGTGCTGTCCTATCAGGTGAAAGAGGCTGTGGAAGAGGGGCGGTTGGAAATCATACTCGCCGATCATGAACCGGAGCCATGGCCCGTCAATATCGTCTATCGCGGACGTTCGGTGCCGCAAAAGCTGCGCAGCTTCATCGACTTTGCGGCACCTCTGCTGCAATCCGCTCTGGCATGA
- a CDS encoding aconitase family protein gives MATSIVAAQVQGPILVCEEGLSVWGGVHPSSGQIVDAHHPQYGQSLTGKIVMMPTSRGSCTGSGVLLGLAFAEAAPLALIFRENEDILTLGALISGLLFDHPIAVLRLSADEYDALAKEPSAEITETHLKAGSHIWSLDSLSPDTLSLSDTDRAMLDGEKGEAAQIAMQIITTMAVAQGASDLIDVKRVHIDGCIYASPAFLTFARSMADKGARVCVPTTMNAISVDHQNWRSQGVEDSFGLGASRLADAYVEMGARATFTCAPYLLEDKPVKGEDIAWAESNAVIYANSILGAHTVKHADFMDLSIALTGRAARTGVYLAANRAPRRIIEVTKPSEADDAFWPMLGWLAGQAAPDRIPLIRGLEDSAPSEDDLKALCGAYGTTSASPMLHIAGITPEADIPPAGGADHVRLTKVDFANLWALFNQGVDRVELVALGSPHFSASECARFADLMEGSHVGSDVTTIVTLGRSTLAAITENGVKARLEAAGVRIIADLCWCSISEPVFPPNTKTLMTNSGKYAHYAPGLSNRTVRFGSLQQCAEAAKSGRAPTSPPDWIGRV, from the coding sequence ATGGCGACATCAATCGTGGCAGCGCAGGTGCAGGGACCGATCCTTGTGTGCGAGGAAGGCCTCAGCGTCTGGGGCGGTGTCCACCCCTCAAGCGGCCAGATCGTTGACGCCCATCACCCGCAATATGGCCAATCCCTCACCGGCAAGATCGTCATGATGCCGACCAGTCGCGGCTCCTGCACGGGCAGTGGGGTCCTTCTGGGGCTGGCCTTTGCCGAAGCGGCTCCGCTGGCGCTCATCTTTCGCGAAAACGAAGACATCCTGACCCTTGGCGCCCTGATTTCTGGACTGTTGTTCGATCATCCGATTGCGGTTCTGAGACTGTCAGCGGACGAATATGATGCGCTGGCCAAGGAACCCTCCGCCGAGATCACCGAAACGCATCTGAAGGCCGGGTCTCATATCTGGTCGCTTGATAGCCTTTCTCCCGATACGCTGAGCCTCAGCGACACCGACCGGGCCATGCTCGACGGGGAGAAGGGCGAAGCGGCCCAAATTGCCATGCAGATCATTACCACCATGGCGGTTGCGCAAGGAGCTTCAGACCTCATCGACGTCAAACGCGTTCATATCGATGGCTGCATTTACGCCAGCCCCGCCTTTCTGACCTTTGCCCGCAGCATGGCAGACAAGGGTGCACGGGTGTGTGTTCCAACCACGATGAATGCCATCTCCGTTGATCATCAGAACTGGCGCTCGCAAGGGGTCGAGGACAGTTTCGGCCTTGGTGCGAGCAGGCTCGCGGACGCCTATGTGGAGATGGGCGCGCGGGCCACCTTCACCTGCGCCCCCTACCTGCTTGAGGACAAGCCGGTGAAGGGCGAGGATATCGCCTGGGCGGAGAGCAATGCGGTTATCTATGCCAACAGTATCCTCGGGGCCCACACGGTGAAGCACGCCGATTTCATGGATCTCTCCATCGCGCTGACGGGGCGTGCGGCCCGGACCGGGGTCTATCTCGCAGCCAATCGCGCCCCGCGCCGGATCATCGAGGTCACGAAACCATCTGAGGCGGACGATGCCTTCTGGCCCATGTTGGGCTGGCTCGCCGGACAGGCGGCTCCTGATCGTATTCCGCTCATTCGCGGACTGGAAGACAGCGCCCCGTCCGAGGATGACCTCAAGGCTCTGTGCGGCGCCTATGGCACCACCTCGGCCTCGCCAATGCTCCATATCGCCGGGATAACGCCCGAAGCGGATATCCCTCCAGCGGGCGGTGCCGATCATGTTCGGCTCACTAAGGTTGACTTCGCGAACCTCTGGGCTCTCTTCAATCAGGGGGTAGACAGGGTCGAATTGGTGGCGCTCGGCAGTCCGCATTTCTCGGCCTCGGAATGCGCCCGGTTTGCCGATCTGATGGAAGGCAGCCACGTCGGCTCCGACGTCACCACTATCGTCACACTGGGGCGCAGTACGCTTGCCGCAATCACAGAGAATGGCGTCAAAGCGCGTCTCGAAGCGGCGGGTGTCAGGATCATCGCCGATCTCTGCTGGTGCTCGATTTCAGAACCGGTCTTTCCGCCCAATACCAAGACCCTGATGACCAATTCCGGCAAATATGCCCATTATGCGCCCGGCCTCAGCAACCGCACTGTGCGCTTCGGCTCCCTTCAGCAATGTGCCGAGGCCGCCAAATCTGGCCGGGCTCCAACCTCGCCTCCGGACTGGATCGGTCGGGTCTAG